One Sphingomicrobium marinum genomic window carries:
- the putA gene encoding bifunctional proline dehydrogenase/L-glutamate gamma-semialdehyde dehydrogenase PutA, whose amino-acid sequence MIDRSALRAQYRAEENSLASRRIEEARLSDQQQREAAAMATSLVKAMREHKAAGLDAFLQAYDLGSEEGIALMCLAEALLRIPDAETIDDLIHDKLSKRGWAEKMGQSRSTFVNAATFSLLLTGKVLDEANDPAEGLSNAIGRAVGRLGEPVIRTAVGQAMKILGRQFVFGRTIGEAIKRGQPSRKKGITHSFDMLGEAAMTFADAERYAQAYERAIDRLAKEARGDDSFHVVDGISVKLSALHPRYEWSHADDAKAGILPVLTELCRKASAADVHLTVDAEEADRLELSLDIIEAIASNDSLFENGWEGFGMAIQAYQKRGVETCDWAVRLARKTGRKFFCRLVKGAYWDTEIKAAQVGGLEDYPVFTRKIATDVSYLACAKVLLGAPDAVFPAFATHNANTIAQIKAIAGPRKAAPGFEFQRLHGMGEELYQELQALERGIDEQPTPVRIYAPVGSHKELLAYLVRRLLENGANSSFVNRIADENFTPEELVRDPVEELEKLEPKRNPMIPLPNQIFGPGRKNSAGVDLSDPLVREPLMERLAELSKQTYEAKPTEESRDEHPVRRITSPHDDRIEIGVVHEATEGAIDRAFEAASKAQPDWDRLGGEERARLLDKAADLFEEHRETLFSLCIREAGKTLPDAILEVREAVDFLRYYASEARAKFVHPIPLPGPTGETNELRLHGRGVWVTISPWNFPLAIFTGMLSAALAAGNSVLAKPAEQTPMIADYAVWLLHQAGFPKAVCQLVPGDGKVGAYLTGHPLTAGVAFTGSTDTARAIARSLTDRQEGPIVPLIAETGGQNAMIVDSSALPEQVTRDVVSSSFQSAGQRCSALRVLYIQDDVADGMIEMIAGAMEAQTIGDPRDLKTDVGPVIDATARQALRRHLDWLDHHAKKIMRRDVPEDCDAHGYYVPPSMYEIEHLEQLTGENFGPILHVIRWKSGHLPQVVEAINKTGYGLTLGLQSRIDSTRRYIQEHARVGNFYVNRNQIGAVVESQPFGGEGMSGTGPKAGGPHYLERFATERVTTIDTTAAGGNASLMAAIEG is encoded by the coding sequence ATGATCGATCGTTCGGCTCTGCGTGCTCAGTATCGCGCGGAAGAAAATAGTCTTGCAAGCCGTAGGATCGAAGAGGCCCGGCTGAGCGACCAGCAACAGCGCGAGGCCGCCGCGATGGCGACCAGCCTCGTAAAGGCCATGCGCGAACACAAGGCCGCGGGCCTCGATGCCTTCCTGCAAGCCTACGACCTCGGCTCCGAAGAAGGCATTGCGTTGATGTGCCTGGCCGAGGCGCTGCTGCGCATTCCCGATGCCGAGACGATCGACGATCTCATCCACGATAAGTTGTCGAAGCGGGGCTGGGCCGAGAAGATGGGCCAGTCACGCTCGACCTTTGTCAACGCGGCGACCTTCTCGCTGCTGCTGACGGGCAAGGTGCTCGATGAGGCCAACGATCCTGCCGAAGGGCTTTCCAACGCCATTGGCCGCGCTGTCGGACGTCTCGGCGAACCGGTGATCCGCACCGCGGTCGGACAGGCGATGAAGATTCTTGGCCGACAGTTCGTTTTCGGCCGCACGATTGGCGAGGCCATCAAGCGCGGCCAGCCGTCGCGCAAGAAGGGCATCACCCACAGCTTCGACATGCTGGGCGAAGCGGCGATGACCTTCGCCGATGCCGAGCGATATGCGCAGGCGTACGAACGCGCCATCGACCGACTGGCCAAGGAAGCGAGGGGCGATGACAGCTTTCATGTCGTCGATGGCATTTCGGTCAAGCTGTCCGCGCTCCATCCGCGCTACGAATGGAGCCACGCTGACGACGCCAAAGCCGGCATCTTGCCCGTCCTGACCGAACTTTGCCGCAAGGCCAGCGCTGCCGACGTCCACCTCACCGTCGATGCCGAAGAGGCCGACCGACTCGAACTCAGCCTCGACATTATCGAAGCCATCGCCAGCAACGACAGCCTGTTCGAAAATGGCTGGGAAGGCTTCGGCATGGCGATCCAGGCGTACCAAAAGCGCGGTGTCGAAACCTGCGATTGGGCGGTGCGCCTGGCTCGCAAGACCGGGCGCAAATTCTTTTGCCGTTTGGTCAAGGGCGCCTATTGGGACACCGAGATCAAGGCTGCGCAGGTTGGCGGGCTCGAAGACTATCCTGTCTTCACCCGCAAGATTGCGACCGATGTCTCCTATCTCGCCTGCGCCAAGGTTTTGCTCGGCGCGCCCGATGCGGTCTTTCCCGCCTTCGCCACCCACAACGCCAATACGATCGCGCAGATCAAGGCCATCGCGGGCCCGCGCAAGGCCGCCCCGGGTTTCGAATTCCAGCGCCTCCATGGGATGGGCGAGGAGCTGTATCAGGAGCTTCAGGCGCTCGAACGCGGCATCGACGAACAGCCGACACCGGTGCGCATCTATGCCCCGGTGGGCAGCCACAAGGAGTTGCTCGCCTACCTCGTCCGTCGCTTGCTCGAAAATGGCGCCAACAGCTCTTTCGTGAACCGCATCGCCGATGAGAATTTCACGCCAGAAGAGCTGGTGCGCGATCCGGTCGAAGAGCTCGAAAAGCTTGAGCCCAAGCGCAACCCGATGATCCCGCTGCCCAACCAGATCTTTGGTCCGGGGCGTAAGAACAGCGCGGGCGTCGACCTGTCCGATCCGCTCGTGCGCGAACCGCTGATGGAGCGTCTCGCCGAGCTCTCCAAGCAGACCTACGAAGCCAAGCCGACCGAAGAGTCGCGCGACGAACATCCGGTTCGCCGTATCACCAGCCCGCATGACGACCGGATCGAGATCGGCGTCGTGCACGAAGCCACCGAGGGCGCCATTGATCGCGCCTTCGAGGCGGCCTCCAAAGCGCAGCCAGACTGGGACCGACTGGGCGGCGAGGAACGCGCCCGCCTGCTCGACAAGGCCGCCGACCTGTTCGAAGAGCATCGCGAAACGCTCTTCAGCCTATGCATCCGCGAAGCGGGCAAGACGCTGCCCGACGCGATCCTCGAGGTGCGCGAAGCCGTTGATTTCCTGCGTTATTACGCATCCGAAGCGCGCGCCAAGTTCGTCCACCCGATCCCGCTCCCGGGCCCGACGGGCGAGACCAACGAGTTGCGCCTGCATGGCCGCGGCGTGTGGGTGACGATCAGCCCGTGGAATTTCCCGCTCGCGATCTTCACCGGCATGCTCTCGGCGGCGCTCGCGGCGGGCAACAGCGTGCTCGCCAAGCCCGCTGAACAGACCCCGATGATCGCCGACTATGCCGTCTGGCTGCTGCATCAGGCGGGCTTTCCCAAGGCGGTGTGCCAGCTGGTTCCGGGCGATGGGAAGGTGGGGGCCTACCTCACTGGCCATCCGCTCACCGCGGGCGTCGCCTTTACGGGGTCGACCGATACGGCGCGCGCGATCGCGCGGTCGCTGACCGACCGGCAGGAAGGTCCCATCGTGCCGCTGATCGCCGAAACGGGCGGGCAGAATGCGATGATCGTCGATAGCTCGGCGCTACCCGAGCAAGTCACGCGCGATGTCGTGTCCTCATCGTTCCAGTCGGCCGGCCAGCGCTGCTCGGCGCTGCGCGTGCTCTACATCCAGGACGACGTCGCCGACGGCATGATCGAGATGATTGCGGGCGCGATGGAAGCGCAGACCATCGGCGATCCGCGCGATCTCAAGACAGATGTCGGCCCCGTGATCGATGCCACCGCGCGCCAGGCGCTACGCCGCCACCTCGACTGGCTCGATCATCACGCCAAGAAGATCATGCGCCGCGACGTGCCCGAGGATTGCGACGCGCACGGCTATTACGTCCCGCCCTCGATGTACGAGATCGAGCATCTTGAGCAGCTCACGGGCGAAAATTTCGGCCCCATCCTCCACGTCATCCGCTGGAAATCGGGGCACCTGCCGCAGGTGGTCGAGGCGATCAACAAGACCGGCTATGGCCTCACGCTAGGCCTGCAAAGCCGCATCGACAGCACCCGCCGCTACATCCAGGAGCATGCGCGCGTCGGCAATTTCTACGTCAACCGCAACCAGATCGGCGCGGTGGTGGAAAGCCAGCCGTTTGGCGGCGAGGGGATGAGCGGGACTGGCCCGAAAGCGGGCGGTCCGCATTATCTCGAGCGTTTCGCGACCGAACGCGTCACAACTATCGACACCACCGCTGCTGGCGGCAATGCTAGCCTGATGGCGGCTATCGAGGGGTAG
- a CDS encoding GNAT family N-acetyltransferase, which produces MAQIDIVKVEQADISALASIGRQTFIETFESGNNPSDFSAYLDEAFDEAQLLREVQTEGSDFYFAKVDGQTAGYLKLNTGDAQTEKVDGDTLEIERIYVDGSMQGSGVGKALFEFATDIARRKQMDAIWLGVWEENPKAIAFYEHQGFRPFGVHTFMIGTDAQRDILMRLELAQD; this is translated from the coding sequence GTGGCGCAAATCGATATCGTCAAGGTCGAACAGGCGGACATATCGGCGCTCGCGTCCATCGGGCGGCAGACCTTCATCGAGACGTTCGAGTCCGGCAATAACCCATCCGATTTTTCCGCATATCTCGATGAGGCGTTCGACGAAGCGCAGCTATTGCGCGAAGTGCAAACCGAGGGATCGGATTTCTACTTCGCCAAGGTCGATGGCCAGACGGCAGGCTATCTTAAACTCAATACCGGTGATGCGCAGACCGAAAAAGTTGATGGCGACACGCTGGAGATCGAGCGCATCTATGTTGACGGATCGATGCAGGGAAGCGGGGTGGGCAAGGCGCTCTTCGAGTTTGCGACGGACATCGCGCGGCGCAAGCAGATGGACGCTATCTGGCTTGGCGTCTGGGAAGAAAATCCCAAGGCGATCGCTTTCTACGAGCACCAGGGCTTTCGGCCATTCGGCGTCCATACCTTCATGATCGGGACCGATGCCCAGCGGGACATTTTGATGCGCTTGGAACTCGCGCAGGATTGA
- a CDS encoding NAD kinase, producing MTKLGLMVSTKSSAREALREIEKAHDFVRPEEADIVVALGGDGFMLRTLHAMLEGQLPLKPVFGMNRGTFGFLMNDWNADGLVERIAAAKPIQIAPLRMEVETLKGEKIQRSAINEVSLLRETGRTAKISISVRGRLVIEKLVADGVMVSTPAGSTAYNLSAGGPILPLSAKLLALTPISPFRPRRWPGAIIPDDNPVRFDVLTPEDRPVSAVADHFEVRDAKTVNVWLERDRALTILFDPDHALDERIALEQFATS from the coding sequence TTGACCAAACTCGGCCTGATGGTGTCGACCAAGTCCAGCGCCAGAGAAGCGTTGCGCGAGATAGAGAAAGCGCATGATTTTGTGCGGCCCGAAGAGGCCGACATCGTCGTCGCACTGGGCGGTGATGGTTTCATGCTGCGGACGCTGCACGCGATGCTCGAGGGCCAGCTACCCTTGAAGCCCGTGTTCGGGATGAACCGAGGCACCTTTGGCTTCCTGATGAACGACTGGAACGCCGATGGCCTGGTCGAGCGCATCGCGGCCGCCAAGCCGATCCAGATCGCGCCGCTGCGCATGGAAGTGGAAACGCTCAAAGGCGAGAAGATCCAGCGATCGGCGATCAACGAGGTAAGCCTGCTGCGCGAAACAGGGCGTACGGCGAAGATCTCTATCAGCGTGCGCGGTCGGCTCGTCATCGAGAAGCTGGTGGCCGATGGCGTGATGGTGTCGACGCCGGCAGGCTCGACTGCCTACAACCTGTCGGCGGGCGGACCGATCCTGCCGCTATCGGCCAAACTGCTGGCGCTGACCCCGATCAGCCCCTTCCGGCCCCGGCGCTGGCCGGGCGCGATCATTCCCGATGACAACCCGGTGCGCTTCGATGTGCTGACCCCAGAAGACCGGCCGGTGAGCGCGGTGGCGGACCATTTCGAGGTCCGCGATGCCAAGACGGTAAACGTATGGCTGGAACGCGACCGCGCACTCACGATCCTGTTCGACCCCGACCACGCGCTCGACGAGCGGATCGCGCTAGAACAGTTCGCAACCAGCTAA
- a CDS encoding EAL domain-containing protein has protein sequence MEKLDVKTRGNDRRGTPASLIKGDAALEEAIADKRIGIRFQPQIEPASGRVHAVEALARWEGCGGSLFARARKAGMELPLSAHVQLEALRRAARWTGPMRKLGISINLLPCEFASDERLEGLLDRIDKSGIDPERLTVEIVESSLVADRKAAADRLMALKASGIRIAIDDFGTGYSSLAYLTSLPIDCVKIDRGLITDIVGGNRDRIVVRAMIHLAHELGLDVVVEGVESAAQLELLASWGADLYQGFHGAEALDEEELSRFVSATSIAA, from the coding sequence ATGGAGAAGTTGGACGTGAAAACACGCGGGAACGACAGGCGGGGGACACCGGCGTCGCTCATAAAGGGGGACGCGGCGCTGGAGGAAGCGATTGCCGATAAGCGTATCGGCATTCGCTTCCAACCACAGATCGAACCGGCAAGCGGCCGCGTACACGCTGTCGAGGCACTCGCGCGCTGGGAAGGGTGCGGCGGCAGCCTGTTCGCCCGCGCCCGCAAGGCCGGGATGGAATTACCGCTGAGCGCCCATGTGCAGCTGGAAGCGTTGCGCCGCGCCGCGCGCTGGACAGGGCCGATGCGCAAGCTCGGCATCTCGATCAACCTGTTGCCCTGCGAATTCGCCAGCGACGAGCGGCTCGAGGGCTTGCTCGATCGCATCGACAAGAGCGGCATCGATCCGGAGCGCCTGACGGTGGAAATCGTCGAATCCAGCTTGGTCGCCGACCGCAAGGCCGCGGCAGACCGCCTCATGGCGCTGAAAGCCTCGGGCATTCGCATCGCAATCGACGATTTCGGTACCGGCTATTCCAGCCTCGCCTATCTCACCAGCCTACCGATCGACTGCGTGAAGATCGATCGCGGGCTGATCACCGACATCGTTGGCGGCAATCGCGACCGGATCGTCGTGCGCGCGATGATCCATCTGGCGCACGAACTGGGGCTCGACGTGGTCGTCGAAGGCGTGGAAAGCGCCGCACAGCTCGAATTGCTCGCCAGTTGGGGTGCCGACCTGTACCAGGGCTTCCACGGTGCCGAGGCGCTCGATGAGGAGGAACTGTCCCGCTTCGTGAGCGCGACGAGTATCGCGGCCTAA
- the mfd gene encoding transcription-repair coupling factor codes for MSEALPKILKADEPLTLSSVPTGYLPWLATDLARAAAHKGGRAVVIASDEAAMRAIADTAPVFAPDVEVLGLPAWDCLPYDRSSPALRVMTERLGTLARLIEKPDSPQLLVTTVNAVVQRLLTPERIAGMTRRLEEGVEIDRDELVTLLTELGYARVDTVHDAGEFAVRGAILDLYPAGLGHAVRLDFFGDEIETLRAFDPADQRSTGRTEGFTLMPASESLLSEGNIKRFRSSYREMFGANATEDPLYQAVSDGRRLAGMEHWLPLFEEELADFSAYLRRHDVILRDANADQALAAQTEAIRDYYENRKRVEAAEAGSYRPLPPDRLYLEDDDWEAMKAETPIHLASPFPEPENDRVVDLDVAGPRDFAPERAQGANVYEAVADHVAKLRKSGRKVVLASYSKGARERLAGLLKDHGVKQLTGADNWQEALGAKGPALLVLPLDHGFTGPEVAVLSEQDMLGDRLVRRKKRKKSADAFLAELSAMTPGDLVVHEEHGIARYEGLTTIQVGSAPHDCVALEYAGGDKLYVPVENIDVLTRYGGGEESVPLDKLGGEAWQRRKSRMKERIREIANELIKVAAARATRKGEVAQPDSAFPQFVDRFPYEETDDQESAIGDVLDDLGSGKPMDRLVCGDVGFGKTEVALRAAFVAAMEGMQVAVITPTTLLARQHYENFTERFQGFPIKIGRLSRLVPSAEAKKTKEGLEKGQVDIVIGTHALLGKTVKFKQLGLVIVDEEQHFGVKHKERLKKLKNDVHVLTLTATPIPRTLQMAMTGLRELSVIQTPPIDRLAVRTYVMPRDPVVIREALLREHYRGGQSFYVVPRISDLPDIEEFLREEVPEVKYVVAHGQMTPTMVEERMSAFYDRKYDVLLATTIIESGLDIPSANTLIVHRADMFGLAQLYQLRGRVGRSKTRAYAYLTTPEERLVSESASKRLQVLANLDNLGAGFQLASHDLDLRGAGNLLGDEQSGHIKEVGFELYQSMLEEAIALQKGEAGAETLNPQINVDAPVLIPEDYVADLDLRMGLYRRLGDLTDRASIDEFAAELIDRFGDLPHEVQNLLQVIEIKANCRLARIAKIDIGSKGAVVTFAKDGFPYLQGLLAYIERLKGTAKLRPDEKLVVSRNWRTEHDRLEGALQLSRGLARVAKSGEKAKEPA; via the coding sequence GGTTGTGCAGCGCCTGCTAACGCCCGAGCGGATTGCCGGAATGACCCGGCGGCTCGAAGAAGGTGTCGAGATCGACCGCGACGAACTGGTCACCCTGCTGACCGAGCTAGGCTATGCGCGCGTCGATACGGTGCACGATGCCGGCGAATTCGCGGTGCGCGGCGCGATCCTAGACCTGTACCCGGCCGGGCTTGGCCACGCTGTGCGCCTCGACTTCTTCGGCGACGAGATCGAGACATTACGGGCGTTCGATCCTGCCGACCAACGCTCGACCGGCCGCACCGAGGGCTTTACGCTCATGCCTGCGTCCGAAAGCCTGCTGAGCGAAGGCAATATCAAGCGGTTTCGGTCATCCTATCGCGAAATGTTCGGTGCCAATGCGACTGAAGACCCGCTTTACCAGGCGGTCAGCGACGGGCGCCGGCTTGCCGGTATGGAGCATTGGCTGCCGCTTTTCGAAGAAGAACTGGCGGATTTCTCGGCCTATCTGCGCCGTCATGACGTCATTTTGCGGGATGCCAATGCCGACCAGGCTCTAGCCGCGCAAACCGAAGCGATCCGCGACTATTACGAGAACAGAAAGCGCGTGGAGGCTGCGGAGGCAGGCAGCTACCGGCCCCTGCCGCCCGATCGTCTCTACCTCGAGGACGATGACTGGGAGGCGATGAAGGCCGAGACGCCGATCCACCTCGCCAGCCCCTTTCCCGAGCCCGAAAATGATCGTGTGGTCGACCTCGACGTCGCGGGCCCGCGCGATTTCGCACCCGAGCGCGCGCAAGGCGCCAATGTCTACGAAGCCGTCGCTGATCATGTCGCCAAGCTGCGCAAAAGCGGCCGTAAAGTCGTGCTGGCAAGCTATTCCAAGGGCGCGCGCGAGCGTCTTGCCGGGCTGCTCAAGGATCATGGCGTCAAGCAGTTGACGGGCGCGGACAATTGGCAGGAGGCGCTGGGTGCGAAGGGCCCCGCGCTGCTGGTGCTACCGCTCGACCACGGCTTCACTGGTCCTGAAGTCGCGGTGCTGTCCGAACAGGACATGCTCGGCGACCGGCTGGTTCGCCGCAAGAAGCGCAAGAAGAGCGCCGATGCCTTCCTGGCCGAACTCTCTGCGATGACGCCGGGCGATCTCGTCGTTCACGAAGAGCATGGCATTGCGCGCTACGAAGGCCTGACCACGATCCAGGTGGGATCGGCACCGCACGATTGCGTCGCGCTCGAATATGCTGGCGGCGACAAGCTCTACGTGCCGGTCGAAAATATCGACGTGCTGACCCGCTATGGCGGCGGTGAGGAAAGCGTCCCGCTCGACAAGCTTGGCGGTGAGGCGTGGCAGCGGCGCAAGTCGCGCATGAAGGAGCGCATCCGCGAAATCGCGAACGAGCTCATCAAGGTCGCGGCGGCGCGCGCCACCCGCAAGGGCGAGGTCGCGCAGCCCGACAGCGCGTTTCCGCAATTCGTCGACCGCTTTCCCTATGAGGAAACCGACGACCAGGAGAGTGCGATCGGCGACGTGCTCGACGACCTGGGGTCGGGCAAGCCGATGGACCGGCTGGTGTGCGGCGACGTCGGTTTCGGCAAGACCGAGGTCGCACTTCGCGCAGCCTTCGTGGCGGCGATGGAGGGGATGCAGGTCGCGGTGATCACCCCTACCACCCTGCTGGCGCGCCAGCATTACGAGAATTTCACCGAGCGATTTCAGGGTTTTCCGATCAAGATCGGAAGACTGTCGCGGCTCGTCCCGTCGGCGGAGGCCAAGAAGACCAAGGAAGGTCTCGAAAAAGGCCAGGTCGATATCGTCATCGGTACGCACGCGCTGCTCGGCAAGACGGTCAAATTCAAGCAGCTGGGCCTCGTCATCGTCGACGAGGAGCAGCATTTCGGCGTCAAGCACAAAGAGCGGCTGAAGAAGCTCAAGAATGACGTTCACGTACTCACGCTGACCGCGACGCCGATTCCGCGCACGTTGCAGATGGCGATGACGGGGCTTCGCGAACTGTCGGTCATCCAGACGCCGCCGATCGACCGGCTGGCGGTGCGCACCTACGTGATGCCGCGCGATCCGGTGGTGATCCGCGAGGCGCTGCTGCGCGAACATTATCGCGGCGGCCAAAGCTTCTACGTGGTGCCGCGCATCTCCGACCTGCCCGACATCGAAGAGTTCCTGCGCGAGGAAGTGCCCGAGGTGAAGTATGTCGTCGCGCACGGCCAGATGACGCCGACGATGGTCGAGGAGCGCATGAGCGCTTTCTACGACCGCAAGTATGACGTGCTGCTCGCCACCACGATCATCGAAAGCGGGCTTGATATCCCGAGCGCTAACACGCTGATCGTCCACCGCGCCGACATGTTCGGGCTGGCGCAGTTGTATCAGCTCCGCGGGCGCGTCGGACGCTCGAAAACGCGGGCCTATGCCTATTTGACCACGCCGGAGGAGCGGCTGGTGTCCGAAAGCGCGTCCAAACGCCTGCAAGTGCTCGCTAACCTCGACAATCTGGGCGCGGGCTTCCAGCTGGCAAGTCACGATCTTGATCTACGCGGGGCCGGCAACCTGCTCGGCGACGAGCAATCGGGACATATCAAGGAAGTCGGGTTCGAACTCTACCAGTCGATGCTGGAGGAAGCGATTGCTCTGCAGAAGGGCGAAGCGGGCGCGGAGACGCTCAACCCCCAGATCAATGTCGATGCGCCGGTGCTGATCCCCGAGGATTATGTCGCCGATCTCGACTTGCGTATGGGGCTTTACCGCCGCCTCGGCGATTTGACCGACCGCGCCTCGATCGACGAGTTCGCGGCCGAGCTGATCGACCGTTTCGGCGACTTGCCGCACGAAGTGCAGAACCTCTTACAGGTTATTGAGATCAAGGCGAATTGCCGCCTTGCGCGGATTGCAAAAATCGACATCGGGTCGAAAGGCGCGGTCGTCACTTTTGCCAAGGACGGCTTCCCATATCTGCAAGGGCTGCTGGCCTATATCGAGCGACTGAAGGGCACCGCGAAGCTGCGGCCCGACGAAAAACTGGTCGTCAGCCGCAACTGGCGGACCGAGCATGATCGCCTGGAAGGCGCATTGCAGCTATCGCGCGGACTGGCGCGGGTCGCAAAATCGGGTGAGAAGGCGAAGGAGCCCGCTTAG